TGAACGGGCAGACATGTACAGGCTATCGTATTCCGTACCTGCTTTCAAATTGGCAAACCCCTCTTTAATGGCTTTATCCGTTTGGCTTGAAATCCACAAACGCTTAAACGGCACTTTAGAACCCAAAAAATAGTATATATTACGAAAGATCAATTCCCCTTCCCGTCCAGCATCGGTAGCCACAATGATTTCTTCGGCCTGTTCTAAAAGGGATTTTATGGTATTAAGCTGCTTCACTGCCCCAGTATCGTCCATCTGCTTTCCATCACGCTTCACTTTCTTTGACTCCAGCTTAAATGTTGGTGGAATGATCGGCAAGTTTGAAATTGTCCACGAATTGTATCCGTAAGCCTGTGGCGTACAGAGTTGAACCAAATGACCAAAAGCATACGTAAAAGCATAGCCATTGCCGGCGATATAACCGTCTTTGACTTCCTTCGCCCCCATCACTCGAGCTAGATCACGCGCCACAGAGGGCTTTTCAGCAATTACAACCTTCATTTTAGCTATGAGATATTAGATGTTAGATGTTAGTCGATCGAAGGTATCGTTATTCCTTTGATCTTACGATATAGCTCTATCGCATAAACGTCGGTCATGCCTGAGACAAAATCTAATACGCAACGAATCTTCGAATACGAATCTTGTTTTTCAGTATAAAATTGTTCAGGAATTAAAGCGACAAGTTTCTTATCGTAATTATTCTTGTTCTTCTTCAGGTACGCTGGAACAAATTCTTTTAAAAGTGCATCCATCACCCGATAGCCAGCAATCTCAATCTGTACAACCGTGGGTGCATTATAGATTTTTGCAATGGAAATCTTCGAGATTTTTTTCATCTGTGCAACAATCTCTTCATCAAGTGCATCCATCAGCGCCGATCCGAATGTTCCGGACAAGAATTTATCCTGTTCACGTACAAAGACATCAACACATCCTTTAATCAAGGTATTGATCGCTTTGGCCCGCAACAATGCTACCCGGCTCGGCGTATCCAGCAGACCGTCAAGTCTGTCGCGAAGATTCTCTTTGCCACATAGCGGCAATAGCAACTCTTCCACTTCTTGATAGGATAAAATTTTCAGATGATGAGCATCTTCCAAGTCTATAATGTTATAACAGATATCATCTGCAGCCTCCACCAGATATACCAACGGATGTCTCAGATAGCCTTTTGGATTAGAAGGATCTTTTAATAAGCCCAGTTCATCGGCGATTTTTTCGAATGCTTTTTGCTCTTCTGTAAAAAAGCCATACTTCTTGCGGTGATGACTTTTCCTAAGATGGCCATCAATGGCTAAACATGGATATTTCACGATGGACGCCAAGGAAGTATATGTCAATGCAAATCCTTTGGGATCTTTTCCCTGAAAAGCATGTGTCAGGATACGTAAGGCATTTGCATTTCCTTCAAAATGGGTTAAATCGGCCCATTCCTCAGCCGTAACCTGTTCTTGGTATTTACGCCCTTCTCCGTCTGTGAAGTAAGTCGATATGGCGGACTCACCCGAGTGGCCAAAGGCAGGATTACCCAAGTCATGTGAAAGGCATGCTGCAGAAATAATATTGCCGACTTCCTGAAGAAACGGATAATCCGCATCAAGATTGGGGTTTTCCTCTTTCAACTTTGCATAAAACATACGCCCCAAAGAGCGCCCAACACTGGCTACTTCCAAACTATGGGTCAATCTATTGTGAACGAATACAGCACCAGGTAGCGGAAAAACCTGTGTTTTATTCTGTAATCTTCGAAATGGGGAAGAAAAGATCAAACGATCATAATCCCGTTGAAACTCCGATCGCGCTACGAGATAGCTATCTACGCTCCGATCTTCGTAACCCCAGCGCTTTGCGGAGAGCAAATCTTTCCAATTCATTTTTTCAGACATAGCGCAAACTTAGATAAATTTGCCCTTAAATACAATTATAATCCTCGGGGCACTCGCCCAAAATTGCCTTAAACATCGTTGGTTCACATTGACTGCTTACTTCATTCTTTCCTTTATTAAACTGCGATTTTTCTAGCAGAATCCTGGGTTGAATAATAACAGGTTTTAAAAAGGCCCCCGGTCAAAATCGTTTTTATACTGGTTATATTCTGTATCTTTATGCTACAATAGCAATAGAGATCAATCATGACAAAATATCAAACACTTATTCCAAAACATTTTGAAGGTACAATCGACGGCAAAAACACGCATTTGCTCTTATTAAAAAATGAAGGGGGCATGCAAGTCCTCTTAACTGACTACGGTGCACGTATTGTCAGTATTTTGGTTCCTGACAACAAAGGAAATTTGGTAGACGTTGCACTGGGTTTTGATTCTATTCAGGCCTATCTCGATTCTGACGAGAAATACCATGGCTGTACTGCAGGGCGTTTCGCAAATCGCATTGCAGATGGTAAATTTGAACTCAACGGAAAACAGTATACACTTCCTCAAAACAATGGCAATAATTGTCTTCATGGCGGTATATCGGGTTTTCATGACAAGGTTTGGGATAGAAGAGTTACCTACCAATCGCACGTCGAATTTTATTATGTTTCTCCAGATGGTGAGGAAGGTTTTCCTGGGAACGTAAAAGTGATGGTTTCCTATACCTTATCTCGAAATAATGAGATCATTATTAAATATCATGCGCAATCGGATGCTGATACACATGTCAACTTAACTAATCATACATACTTCAATCTGGATGGGGAAGGTAGTGGTGACGTATTGCAGCAGATCCTTCAGATCAATTCAGATGAAGTTTTATTTGTAGACGAGAATCAGATACCGAATGCAATAGTACCTGTGGAGGGCACTGCCTTCGACTTTCGCACACCCAAACCTATTGTGCAAGATATTACTGCTAATAACGAACAATTGATTGCTGCCAAAGGCTATGACCATTGTTATGTCAACAACCAGCCTATTTCGCAGCCTTGTGCAACAGTTTATTCTAAAAACACGGGCATTCAGCTGGATGTCTTTACAACGGAGCCGGGCGTACAACTCTATACAGGAAACTGGATGACGGGAAATGATTTTGGCAAAAGAGGTTACAAGTATCTTCCTTATGCCGGATTCTGTCTGGAAACGCAGCATTTTCCGGATACACCCAATCAAGCGGAATTTCCTTCAACTTTGTTAAAAGCAGGCGAATCATTCGACTCCGAGACACATTTTAAGTTCTCCATAAAAAAATAAGAACATAAAACGGCCGATAAGCACATGCTTACCGACCGTTTTATGTTGATGTGCTGTTTCCTCTGTAGGGCTACAGCATATTTTTTATTTTAAAAGGTCATCCAATGCTGATTCGACTTTTTCAAAACCAAAAGTTGCTTTGACCTCGGCGAACATACGTTGAATCTGATCGTTGCATAGATTTCCAATACTCCCTTCGTGGGTATGATTTACTTCTTTCGATGGCTTGAAACGCCCTTCATCAATATCAATGCCTATAGTCCTGTAGGCCTCCCGGAAAGGAACTCCTTTCAGGACCTCATTGTTGACCACTTCTACGGAGAACAAATAATCGTATTTTGGATCGTCCAGGATATTCTCTTTAACGGAAATGTTTTCCAACATAAAGGTTGCAATTTCAAGACATTCATTGAGTGATTTGAAAGCCGGGAATAAATTCTCTTTTAACAACTGAAGATCCCTATGGTAACCGGATGGCAAATTTGTTGTCATCAATGCAATCTCGTTTGGCAATGCTTGAATCTTGTTACAGCGTGATCGGATCAACTCAAAGACATCAGGATTTTTCTTATGTGGCATAATACTCGATCCTGTGGTCAAATGGGCAGGAAAGGATATAAATCCAAAATTCTGGTTAATATAAAGACATACGTCCATGGCAAACTTAGCTAAGGTTGCAGCTATTGAACTCATACCCTGTGCCAAGATACGTTCGGTCTTACCGCGTCCCATCTGCGCGTAGACAACATTATAATTGAGATCATCAAATCCCAACAATTGTGTGGTCAGGCTCCTATTTAAAGGGAAAGATGATCCATAACCTGCAGCGGATCCCAACGGATTTTTATTACAAACTTTCCAGGCTGCACGCATCATCTCCAGATCATCCACAAGGCTTTCGGCGTAAGCACCAAACCACAACCCAAATGATGAAGGCATGGCGATCTGCAAATGGGTGTAACCAGGGATGAGGACATGTTTGTACTGCTCGCTGAGTTTTATTAATTCGCTAAAAAACGCTTCTGTATTGTGGATGATATGTTGAATTTCGGAGCGAAAGTATAACTTTAGATCGACCAATACCTGATCATTACGGGATCTGCCCGAATGTATTTTTTTACCTGCCTCACCAATACGCTGTGTAAGCAGCATTTCAACCTGGGAGTGCACGTCTTCCACAGAATCTTCAATGCGAAAATCTCCAGCAAGGATTTCGCTATAGATATTTTTTAGCTCTTTCTGTACGAGCGCCAGGTCCTCATCCGTCATGAGATCTATGCTGTTCAACATACGTGTGTGAGCCAATGAGCCCAAAACATCTGCAGCAGCAAGTTGCAGATCCATGACCCGGTCATTGCCCACAGTAAACGATTCTACAAAAGAATCTACATCTATATTTTTTTGCCAGATTTTCATTATTCTTATTTTTTTAAATGCTATTTTGATCAAAAGCTTATGGCAGGTTTAGTATGGATTGAAGCTCCTGATAATTTTATGACATCCGATTTTTACAAAAATACCAATTGCAAACGGTTATATCAATGCAAAGATTGCATACATTTTTTGGATGACTTCGTTAAAAAATGGAAAAATAGCGTCGTTAAAATAGGCTGTTATAAAAAAAATAAAATGTTAAAAGTTTGTTAAATCGCGATAAACACATATTATAAGTGATCACTCACTTTATTTTTAAAAGTTATTTTGTCAGTTTTTTAAGTATTCCTATGTTTGTAGTGTAAGGGAGATGAAAAAATAGAAGATGGTAGGGTTAGTAAATACTTACCGCTTTAAATACACCGAAATTTCAAACCAAATATGATAGACCTCAAAGTCTTAAAACTTGAAAGAAATTACCTAACCAATTGTGAATCGAAATTTAAAGGCACGTCAAACCAAGATGTGCCTTTTTTCTTTTTTGGCTTATTTTATTTTTCAATCCGTATTCTCCATTCTTTTCGAACTGGCGCGTTATCGCAGTATTTTTTGTCAACTAAGTGACAAGAGGTCAAACCAAAGTTCTCTTTTAATTGAAATTTTGGCTATTTTTGTTTGACACAATTGAGCATATTCAATACATAAAACGTATACGATGGGAACAGAAAGCAAGAGACAGCAACGTTTTGCTGGGGTGATTCAACAGGATTTAGCGGCATTATTTCAGCGCGATGGTCATTCATGGGCTCCCGGAGCATTTATTACGGTTACACGTGTTCGTGTTACGCCAGATTTGGCGATCGCACGCGTTTACGTGAGCTTTTTAAACACCAAGACAGCACAGGAAGGTATTCAGGCCATTCGTTCCAAAACAGCTGAAATACGTTACAAACTAGGTGCAAAAATTAAGAACCAAGTAAAGATCGTTCCTCAATTGGAATTTTTCCTTGACGATACCAACGAGTATGTTGAACACATGGACAAACTATTTGATGAAATCAGTAAAGAGCCACGTCAACCCGAATAACATCCTCTTTCGCAGTATGCTAAACAACAATGGTATTTGAACTGGATACTAAAAAACTTGAATTTCCACACCCTAGCTATGCAGAAGGAGATGGTTTACTTGCTGTAGGTGGGGATCTTTCCGTCGATCGACTGCTACTCGCCTATAGTAATGGGATTTTCCCTTGGTTTGACGAGGTCAGCCCTATTCTTTGGTATGCCCCAAACCCTCGATTCGTGATCGATCCACGCAAAATCAAAATCAGCAAGAGTATGGCGAACGTCCTTCGGAAAAATATATTTTCGTTCTCGATAGACCGCAACTTTAACGCAGTGATTCATCATTGCGCAACTATGAATAGAAAAGATCAGGAAGGTACCTGGATTACCGCGGACATGATAGATGCCTATAGCAAACTTGCTTCACTGGGCTATGCCCACTCGGTGGAGGTATGGCAAGACAATTTGCTGGTTGGGGGACTTTACGGTGTATTAATCAATGGTGTATTTTGTGGTGAAAGTATGTTTTCTAAAGTCGCCAACGCATCGAAGGCAGCGCTGATTTACCTTGCCCAAGAAATCGAATTACATCTGATTGATTGCCAGTTTCATACCAGTCATCTGGAAAGTATGGGCGGAGAATATCTTTCGCTGACAGATTATTTAGCTATATTAACAAAAAAGCACAACGATGAGTAGTCCATATCGCAAACATTTTGACATCGCGCCAGCGGTCACTTACCTAACGACACCGGGATCGGGTTTACTTTCACGTGAAACAAAGGCGTGGCGCGCCAAGAGAGACCAAGATTTCTTTGATTCAAACTCAAACTTACGTGAACAGCAAAGCGCGACCTTGGATGCCTGCAGGACTACATTAGGAGCATTTTTCAATTGTCCTTCCCAAAATGTCTTCTTATCCAGTTGTTTTTCTTTTGCTTTCAATGCACTATTGACCGGTTTACCTGAGCAATCTAAGGTTCTTCTGCTGGATAATGATT
The genomic region above belongs to Sphingobacterium zeae and contains:
- a CDS encoding deoxyguanosinetriphosphate triphosphohydrolase; this encodes MSEKMNWKDLLSAKRWGYEDRSVDSYLVARSEFQRDYDRLIFSSPFRRLQNKTQVFPLPGAVFVHNRLTHSLEVASVGRSLGRMFYAKLKEENPNLDADYPFLQEVGNIISAACLSHDLGNPAFGHSGESAISTYFTDGEGRKYQEQVTAEEWADLTHFEGNANALRILTHAFQGKDPKGFALTYTSLASIVKYPCLAIDGHLRKSHHRKKYGFFTEEQKAFEKIADELGLLKDPSNPKGYLRHPLVYLVEAADDICYNIIDLEDAHHLKILSYQEVEELLLPLCGKENLRDRLDGLLDTPSRVALLRAKAINTLIKGCVDVFVREQDKFLSGTFGSALMDALDEEIVAQMKKISKISIAKIYNAPTVVQIEIAGYRVMDALLKEFVPAYLKKNKNNYDKKLVALIPEQFYTEKQDSYSKIRCVLDFVSGMTDVYAIELYRKIKGITIPSID
- a CDS encoding aldose epimerase family protein, with protein sequence MTKYQTLIPKHFEGTIDGKNTHLLLLKNEGGMQVLLTDYGARIVSILVPDNKGNLVDVALGFDSIQAYLDSDEKYHGCTAGRFANRIADGKFELNGKQYTLPQNNGNNCLHGGISGFHDKVWDRRVTYQSHVEFYYVSPDGEEGFPGNVKVMVSYTLSRNNEIIIKYHAQSDADTHVNLTNHTYFNLDGEGSGDVLQQILQINSDEVLFVDENQIPNAIVPVEGTAFDFRTPKPIVQDITANNEQLIAAKGYDHCYVNNQPISQPCATVYSKNTGIQLDVFTTEPGVQLYTGNWMTGNDFGKRGYKYLPYAGFCLETQHFPDTPNQAEFPSTLLKAGESFDSETHFKFSIKK
- the argH gene encoding argininosuccinate lyase, which translates into the protein MKIWQKNIDVDSFVESFTVGNDRVMDLQLAAADVLGSLAHTRMLNSIDLMTDEDLALVQKELKNIYSEILAGDFRIEDSVEDVHSQVEMLLTQRIGEAGKKIHSGRSRNDQVLVDLKLYFRSEIQHIIHNTEAFFSELIKLSEQYKHVLIPGYTHLQIAMPSSFGLWFGAYAESLVDDLEMMRAAWKVCNKNPLGSAAGYGSSFPLNRSLTTQLLGFDDLNYNVVYAQMGRGKTERILAQGMSSIAATLAKFAMDVCLYINQNFGFISFPAHLTTGSSIMPHKKNPDVFELIRSRCNKIQALPNEIALMTTNLPSGYHRDLQLLKENLFPAFKSLNECLEIATFMLENISVKENILDDPKYDYLFSVEVVNNEVLKGVPFREAYRTIGIDIDEGRFKPSKEVNHTHEGSIGNLCNDQIQRMFAEVKATFGFEKVESALDDLLK
- the rbfA gene encoding 30S ribosome-binding factor RbfA, with the translated sequence MGTESKRQQRFAGVIQQDLAALFQRDGHSWAPGAFITVTRVRVTPDLAIARVYVSFLNTKTAQEGIQAIRSKTAEIRYKLGAKIKNQVKIVPQLEFFLDDTNEYVEHMDKLFDEISKEPRQPE
- the aat gene encoding leucyl/phenylalanyl-tRNA--protein transferase translates to MVFELDTKKLEFPHPSYAEGDGLLAVGGDLSVDRLLLAYSNGIFPWFDEVSPILWYAPNPRFVIDPRKIKISKSMANVLRKNIFSFSIDRNFNAVIHHCATMNRKDQEGTWITADMIDAYSKLASLGYAHSVEVWQDNLLVGGLYGVLINGVFCGESMFSKVANASKAALIYLAQEIELHLIDCQFHTSHLESMGGEYLSLTDYLAILTKKHNDE